A single genomic interval of Streptomyces graminofaciens harbors:
- a CDS encoding GNAT family N-acetyltransferase, with protein MNQALPDARPLPDVRLRVPTDEDAIAWHRIFDDPDVMEFHGGRSAELSVYEELTARQRRHDAERGFCLWSMLDEEDRVIGFTGAQPWPRDWGPAGEIEIGWRLGREHWGKGYVTAAARQTLERVRTAGVTSVVAMVNARNERSIAVTRRLGMELAETYTTPVSQQQGHCFRLGL; from the coding sequence GTGAACCAAGCTCTCCCCGACGCACGGCCCCTTCCCGATGTACGGCTGCGCGTTCCCACCGACGAGGACGCCATCGCCTGGCACCGGATCTTCGACGACCCTGACGTCATGGAGTTCCACGGGGGCAGGTCCGCCGAGCTGTCCGTCTACGAGGAGCTCACCGCACGCCAGCGTCGTCATGACGCCGAACGCGGGTTCTGTCTGTGGAGCATGCTCGACGAGGAGGACCGGGTCATCGGCTTCACGGGCGCCCAGCCCTGGCCCCGGGACTGGGGCCCGGCCGGCGAGATCGAGATCGGGTGGCGGCTCGGCCGCGAGCACTGGGGCAAGGGATATGTGACGGCCGCCGCCCGGCAGACCCTGGAGCGGGTGCGGACGGCGGGCGTGACCAGCGTCGTCGCCATGGTCAACGCCCGTAACGAGCGCTCCATCGCGGTCACCAGACGGCTCGGGATGGAGCTGGCGGAGACCTACACGACACCCGTTTCGCAGCAGCAGGGGCACTGCTTCCGGCTCGGGCTCTGA
- a CDS encoding acyltransferase family protein: MGSHRRAAVTEPEIRVQVQRTPSPPPRDRYFDTLRAVALVRVVTYHTFGWAWAGMAFPSMGVMFALAGTLMAKSLERPPLKVIRSRVRRLLPPFWFWGFFVVVAMLIHDWMPGWQIVFWVVPLGDPPGNAWGEQAWEILWYLRTYLWFVLLSPLLLRAFRLAPVPVLLASLTPVLAFHFLWEPPDNRLGNALTDLATFLFCWMLGFAHRDGVLARLKPFAVTAFSLAALGFGAWYAFTHQEETGSYDLDDIPLAQAFFSAGFVTLLMYAKGYFEVDFAWLARRKRLDRVVTIFNSRAVTIYLWHEIALILAVPLIDQFWNVPAFEKWLPLESQWFMFGIGWVLIAVFVLVCGWVEDVAAKKEPKLLP; encoded by the coding sequence ATGGGGTCGCACAGGAGAGCAGCGGTGACTGAGCCTGAAATCAGGGTCCAGGTGCAGCGGACCCCCTCGCCCCCGCCGAGGGACCGCTACTTCGACACCCTCAGAGCCGTCGCCCTGGTACGCGTGGTCACTTACCACACCTTCGGCTGGGCCTGGGCCGGTATGGCCTTCCCCTCCATGGGCGTCATGTTCGCCCTGGCCGGCACCCTGATGGCCAAGTCCCTGGAACGCCCACCCCTGAAGGTGATCAGAAGCCGCGTCCGCCGTCTCCTGCCACCCTTCTGGTTCTGGGGCTTCTTCGTCGTCGTCGCCATGCTGATCCACGACTGGATGCCCGGCTGGCAGATAGTTTTCTGGGTCGTCCCGCTCGGCGACCCCCCGGGCAACGCCTGGGGCGAGCAGGCCTGGGAGATCCTCTGGTACCTGCGCACCTACCTCTGGTTCGTCCTGCTCTCCCCCCTCCTGCTGAGGGCGTTCCGGCTGGCCCCCGTCCCGGTCCTGCTCGCCTCCCTCACCCCCGTCCTGGCCTTCCACTTCCTCTGGGAGCCCCCGGACAACCGCCTCGGCAACGCCCTGACCGACCTGGCCACCTTCCTGTTCTGCTGGATGCTCGGCTTCGCGCACCGCGACGGCGTCCTGGCCCGGCTGAAGCCGTTCGCCGTCACCGCGTTCTCGCTCGCGGCCCTCGGGTTCGGCGCCTGGTACGCCTTCACGCACCAGGAGGAGACCGGCTCGTACGACCTCGACGACATCCCGCTCGCACAGGCATTCTTCTCCGCCGGGTTCGTGACGCTGCTGATGTACGCGAAGGGGTACTTCGAGGTCGACTTCGCCTGGCTGGCCCGGCGCAAGCGCCTCGACCGGGTCGTCACGATCTTCAACTCGCGTGCCGTGACGATCTACCTCTGGCACGAGATCGCGCTGATCCTGGCCGTCCCGCTGATCGACCAGTTCTGGAACGTACCCGCCTTCGAGAAGTGGCTGCCGCTGGAGAGCCAGTGGTTCATGTTCGGCATCGGCTGGGTCCTGATCGCGGTGTTCGTCCTGGTGTGCGGCTGGGTGGAGGACGTCGCGGCGAAGAAGGAACCGAAGCTGTTGCCGTAG
- a CDS encoding C40 family peptidase has translation MEQPLVPLVPMSHTAHIRSHRKPRRNTSSIVMRAGVASGVLGTVAVAGATSAFAADATTQTLELPTLTADLATQAAQSADATQQMAADYQLQAERDAAAEDAAKQAEKDLAKAKQAEARKKAAEEAERKAEERASRNNERTTLTSTSTTASAPASGSVATVISFLKSQLGDAYVLGATGPNAWDCSSLVQAAFKQVGVDLPRVSQDQSMQGTDIPLSQIQVGDILYWGSKGSAYHVGVYIGNGQYLDAANPSKGVVIQDLSGYPASGAVRVL, from the coding sequence ATGGAGCAGCCCCTGGTACCGCTTGTACCCATGTCCCACACCGCTCACATACGCAGCCACCGGAAGCCCCGCCGCAACACGTCGTCGATCGTGATGCGTGCGGGCGTTGCCAGTGGTGTCCTCGGCACCGTGGCAGTGGCCGGCGCAACGTCGGCGTTCGCCGCCGACGCGACGACGCAGACGCTCGAACTGCCCACGCTGACGGCCGACCTGGCCACGCAGGCAGCACAGTCCGCCGACGCCACCCAGCAGATGGCGGCCGACTACCAGCTGCAGGCCGAGCGGGACGCCGCCGCCGAGGACGCGGCCAAGCAGGCGGAGAAGGACCTCGCCAAGGCGAAGCAGGCCGAGGCCCGCAAGAAGGCCGCCGAGGAGGCCGAGCGGAAGGCCGAGGAGCGCGCCTCGCGCAACAACGAGCGGACCACCCTCACCTCCACCTCGACGACGGCGAGCGCGCCCGCCAGCGGCAGCGTCGCCACCGTCATCAGCTTCCTCAAGTCGCAGCTCGGCGACGCCTATGTCCTGGGCGCCACGGGCCCCAACGCATGGGACTGCTCCTCGCTGGTCCAGGCCGCGTTCAAGCAGGTCGGCGTGGACCTCCCCCGGGTCTCGCAGGACCAGTCGATGCAGGGCACCGACATCCCGCTGTCCCAGATCCAGGTCGGCGACATCCTGTACTGGGGCTCGAAGGGCTCGGCGTACCACGTGGGTGTCTACATCGGTAACGGCCAGTACCTCGACGCGGCGAACCCCTCCAAGGGCGTCGTCATCCAGGACCTCTCCGGCTACCCGGCGTCGGGTGCGGTGCGCGTGCTCTGA
- a CDS encoding geranylgeranyl reductase family protein: MTEPQPLTEHTADVIVVGAGPAGSTTAYYLAKAGLDVLLLEKTSFPREKVCGDGLTPRATKQLVSMGIDISEEAGWLRNKGLRIIGGGVRLQLDWPDLASYPDYGLVRKRDDFDEQLARQAQKAGARLHERCNVGAPVIDDRTGRITGVHAKLGDEKREVTFHAPLVVAADGNSTRLSLAMGLHRREDRPMGVAVRTYFTSPRHDDDYLESWLELWDRRGPGEDRLLPGYGWIFGMGDGTSNVGLGVLNTSAAFKELDWREVLKAWCASMPEEWGYTPENMTGPIRGAALPMAFNRQPHYTKGLLLVGDAGGLVNPFNGEGIAYAMESGQIAADIIVQAHARATPGQRELALQRYPQVLKDTYGGYYTLGRAFVKLIGNPKIMKIAAQRGLTHPLLMKFTLKLLANLTDPTGGDAMDRIINGLSKVAPKA; encoded by the coding sequence GTGACCGAGCCCCAGCCCCTTACCGAACACACCGCCGATGTGATCGTCGTCGGGGCCGGGCCAGCCGGTTCCACCACCGCGTACTACCTGGCGAAGGCCGGCCTCGACGTACTGCTCCTCGAGAAGACCAGCTTCCCGAGGGAGAAGGTCTGCGGCGACGGCCTCACCCCGCGCGCCACCAAGCAGCTCGTGTCGATGGGCATCGACATCTCCGAAGAGGCGGGCTGGCTGCGCAACAAGGGCCTGCGCATCATCGGCGGCGGCGTCCGCCTCCAGCTCGACTGGCCGGATCTCGCCTCCTACCCGGACTACGGACTCGTCCGCAAGCGCGACGACTTCGACGAGCAGCTCGCCCGCCAGGCCCAGAAGGCGGGCGCCCGGCTGCACGAGCGCTGCAACGTGGGCGCGCCCGTCATCGACGACCGCACGGGCCGTATCACCGGCGTCCACGCCAAGCTCGGCGACGAGAAGCGCGAAGTCACCTTCCACGCCCCGCTGGTGGTGGCCGCCGACGGCAACTCCACCCGCCTGTCGCTGGCGATGGGCCTGCACCGCCGCGAGGACCGCCCGATGGGCGTGGCCGTCCGGACGTACTTCACCTCTCCGCGCCATGACGACGACTACCTGGAGTCCTGGCTGGAGCTGTGGGACCGCCGCGGGCCGGGTGAGGACCGCCTCCTCCCCGGCTACGGCTGGATCTTCGGCATGGGCGACGGCACGAGCAACGTCGGCCTGGGCGTACTCAACACTTCCGCCGCCTTCAAGGAGCTGGACTGGCGCGAGGTTCTGAAGGCCTGGTGCGCGTCCATGCCCGAGGAGTGGGGCTACACCCCGGAGAACATGACGGGCCCGATCCGCGGCGCCGCCCTCCCCATGGCCTTCAACCGCCAGCCCCACTACACCAAGGGCCTGCTGCTCGTCGGCGACGCCGGCGGCCTCGTGAACCCCTTCAACGGCGAGGGCATCGCCTACGCCATGGAGTCCGGCCAGATCGCCGCCGACATCATCGTCCAGGCCCACGCCCGCGCCACCCCCGGCCAGCGCGAACTCGCCCTCCAGCGCTACCCGCAGGTCCTCAAGGACACCTACGGCGGCTACTACACGCTGGGCCGCGCCTTCGTGAAGCTCATCGGCAACCCCAAGATCATGAAGATCGCCGCCCAGCGCGGTCTCACCCACCCGCTGCTGATGAAGTTCACCCTGAAGCTCCTCGCCAACCTCACCGACCCGACGGGCGGCGACGCGATGGACCGCATCATCAACGGCCTGAGCAAGGTGGCACCCAAGGCGTGA
- a CDS encoding demethylmenaquinone methyltransferase, whose translation MTRASLDKQPHEVASMFDNVAERYDLTNDVLSLGQDRRWRKEVAKAVDARPAQKILDLAAGTGTSSLPFVQAGAYVVPCDFSLGMLRVGKERNSWLPFTAGDATRLPFKDDTFDAVTISFGLRNVQDTDAALREMYRVTKPGGRIVISEFSHPTWAPFRTVYTEYLMRALPPVARAVSSNPEAYVYLAESIRAWPDQSGLADRLTKAGWSKVAWRNLTGGVVALHRGFKVHS comes from the coding sequence GTGACCCGCGCATCCCTGGACAAGCAGCCGCACGAAGTCGCTTCGATGTTCGACAACGTGGCGGAACGGTACGACCTGACCAACGACGTGCTGTCCCTCGGACAGGACCGGCGCTGGCGCAAGGAGGTCGCGAAGGCGGTGGACGCGCGCCCCGCGCAGAAGATCCTCGACCTCGCGGCCGGGACGGGCACCTCCTCACTGCCCTTCGTCCAGGCCGGCGCGTACGTCGTGCCCTGCGACTTCTCCCTCGGCATGCTCCGCGTCGGCAAGGAGCGCAACTCCTGGCTGCCGTTCACCGCGGGCGACGCGACACGGCTGCCGTTCAAGGACGACACGTTCGACGCGGTGACGATCTCCTTCGGCCTGCGCAATGTGCAGGACACGGACGCGGCGCTGCGCGAGATGTACCGGGTGACCAAGCCCGGCGGCCGGATCGTGATCAGCGAGTTCTCGCACCCGACATGGGCGCCGTTCCGGACCGTCTACACCGAGTACCTGATGCGGGCCCTGCCGCCGGTGGCCCGCGCGGTGTCGTCCAACCCCGAGGCGTACGTCTATCTGGCGGAGTCCATCCGGGCCTGGCCCGACCAGTCCGGTCTCGCCGACCGGCTGACCAAGGCGGGCTGGTCGAAGGTGGCGTGGCGCAACCTCACAGGGGGCGTCGTCGCGCTGCATCGAGGGTTCAAGGTTCACTCGTAA
- a CDS encoding FAD-dependent oxidoreductase, with amino-acid sequence MGDRDATFRPVPTSPPADALVSRGAPPAAAAPVPAAGKRVAVLGGGASGLSAAHELAERGYAVTVHE; translated from the coding sequence GTGGGCGATCGGGACGCTACCTTCCGTCCCGTCCCCACCTCCCCACCCGCCGACGCCCTCGTTTCAAGGGGCGCCCCGCCCGCGGCGGCCGCTCCCGTCCCCGCCGCGGGCAAACGTGTGGCCGTCCTCGGCGGCGGAGCCTCCGGCCTCAGCGCCGCGCACGAACTCGCCGAACGCGGCTACGCCGTCACCGTCCACGAGTAG
- a CDS encoding zinc ribbon domain-containing protein → MTSYCPHCGTPGPDEARFCMKCGRERVPAEASGAETGAEAGAASEAAVGAEVGAGAPPVPPTAPPPPAPAAPPAAPPGAVPAPAVPPTAPGMFPAAPPAAPYGAPPFAPPGTPPVAPPGAPPLGPPAPPGYAPVPARPSPVGAFLGRAFRGDWAGSALAALWPIGLLLVAAIALAIPSYGQEDEVAVGFGDRLGIALAALLQGLGGGFEITEANRGYSGGDLRTAEAAFNVTLVPLTVTVLFIAALVIGVRQLRTRLATRGAYGMAGAGGGGAWGTLGAGGTGAGAGVGGRTAGLEAALRVTLLVTVAVLLLGLFAQPTVVLVEISTSPWLAALGALLVAAVVSGALLQRDDLAAWLASRPGPQALFRATGTAVRAMAIVVALCSLVAFIVVAQSDELKSEMDGEVSPLLVALFLLPNLAIHLLGLSWGASVEGEGGPTSYQRDGSSYGDGSSYGDGSSDDYGSSDDYGFGDSSPYGAYEHESFGLSQLGDAVNSWAVVGALALGTVCALTLGVLAARRSAGRGEQLLAAGVFFGLFLLLAGIGGFSMEASGYASGDFGSELSAAGKADIGLNIPESMLFGLLWIFAAAFLAPYLVQMVGGRTGVIAPPLPAMPGALAGHSIPPQVPSTPVQATSVPSPHEMPMVELGHQLPAAPAPEPRNKTLIWTITITAAFVIGGGAAAAILLLQK, encoded by the coding sequence ATGACGTCCTACTGCCCGCACTGCGGGACACCCGGTCCCGACGAGGCGCGTTTCTGCATGAAGTGCGGGCGGGAACGCGTACCGGCTGAGGCGAGCGGGGCGGAGACCGGTGCCGAGGCCGGTGCCGCTTCCGAAGCTGCCGTCGGCGCCGAGGTCGGCGCCGGGGCGCCTCCCGTTCCGCCCACCGCCCCGCCGCCACCGGCCCCGGCCGCGCCGCCCGCGGCCCCGCCCGGAGCTGTGCCGGCCCCGGCCGTACCGCCGACCGCGCCCGGAATGTTCCCCGCCGCTCCACCGGCGGCTCCGTACGGGGCACCGCCGTTCGCCCCACCGGGAACGCCCCCCGTCGCTCCGCCGGGAGCCCCGCCACTCGGCCCGCCTGCTCCTCCCGGCTACGCCCCCGTCCCCGCCCGCCCCTCACCCGTGGGCGCCTTCCTCGGCCGGGCCTTCCGGGGCGACTGGGCCGGATCCGCGCTGGCCGCGCTCTGGCCGATCGGGCTGCTGCTCGTGGCCGCCATCGCGCTGGCCATCCCGTCGTACGGCCAGGAGGACGAGGTCGCCGTCGGCTTCGGCGACCGGCTGGGCATCGCCCTCGCGGCCCTCCTCCAGGGCCTCGGCGGCGGCTTCGAGATCACGGAGGCCAACAGGGGCTACAGCGGCGGCGACCTCCGGACGGCCGAGGCCGCCTTCAACGTCACCCTCGTCCCGCTCACGGTCACGGTCCTGTTCATCGCCGCGCTCGTCATCGGCGTACGGCAGCTGCGTACGCGACTGGCGACACGCGGGGCGTACGGCATGGCCGGAGCCGGTGGCGGCGGAGCCTGGGGGACCCTTGGCGCCGGGGGCACCGGTGCGGGTGCGGGTGTCGGTGGCCGTACCGCCGGGCTCGAAGCGGCCCTGCGGGTCACCTTGCTGGTGACCGTCGCCGTCCTGCTGCTCGGCCTGTTCGCCCAGCCCACGGTCGTCCTCGTCGAGATCTCCACGTCACCGTGGCTCGCGGCGCTGGGCGCGCTGCTGGTCGCGGCCGTCGTCTCGGGCGCGCTGCTGCAACGCGACGACCTGGCCGCCTGGCTGGCCAGCCGCCCCGGCCCGCAGGCCCTGTTCCGGGCGACCGGCACGGCCGTACGCGCCATGGCGATCGTCGTCGCCCTCTGCTCGCTCGTCGCGTTCATCGTCGTCGCCCAGAGCGACGAGCTGAAGTCCGAGATGGACGGCGAGGTCTCCCCGCTCCTGGTCGCCTTGTTCCTGCTCCCGAACCTCGCGATCCATCTGCTCGGCCTCTCCTGGGGCGCGTCCGTCGAGGGCGAGGGCGGCCCCACGTCGTACCAGCGCGACGGCTCCTCGTACGGCGACGGCTCTTCGTACGGTGACGGTTCGTCGGACGACTACGGCTCTTCGGACGACTACGGGTTCGGCGACTCCAGCCCGTACGGCGCCTATGAGCACGAGTCGTTCGGGCTCTCCCAGCTCGGCGACGCCGTCAACTCCTGGGCGGTCGTGGGCGCGTTGGCGCTCGGTACGGTCTGTGCCCTGACCCTCGGTGTACTGGCGGCCCGCCGCTCGGCCGGGCGGGGCGAACAACTCCTGGCCGCCGGCGTGTTCTTCGGCCTCTTCCTCCTGCTGGCCGGCATCGGCGGATTCTCGATGGAGGCCTCCGGTTACGCCTCGGGCGACTTCGGCAGCGAACTGTCCGCGGCGGGCAAGGCCGACATCGGTCTCAACATCCCCGAGTCGATGCTCTTCGGCCTGCTCTGGATCTTCGCGGCGGCCTTCCTGGCGCCGTATCTGGTCCAGATGGTGGGTGGCCGCACGGGAGTGATCGCCCCACCGCTGCCGGCCATGCCGGGCGCCCTGGCGGGCCACTCGATCCCGCCCCAGGTTCCGTCGACGCCGGTACAGGCCACGTCGGTCCCGTCCCCGCACGAGATGCCGATGGTCGAACTCGGCCACCAGCTCCCGGCCGCACCGGCCCCCGAGCCCCGCAACAAGACCCTGATCTGGACGATCACGATCACGGCGGCGTTCGTGATCGGCGGAGGCGCGGCGGCGGCGATTCTGCTCCTGCAGAAGTAA
- a CDS encoding chitinase: MRYFPKPVAGLLCLVAMACAGCSAESSGGSASATTTPSASTPSATATAESTTTYAPYVDATSASDLDDAGSAAAYNLAFVIADGSDCTPAWNGTTAIDDSSVKSRVSALTESGASVRVSFGGADGKELAEACDSASALAEAYGAALDAAGSTEADFDVEGDALADSDSVSLRSKAIALLQEDRPDLSVSFTLPVMPDGLDDDGVALLESANDHSVQVSTVNIMTMNYASSYGGDMGDYAEEAASATHEQLMDVFGTSDSTAWGALALTSMLGVNDVDNETFTLEDAAQVREFADDKGVAWVSMWAAFRDRACDEDSSSDDPLTNCSGIEQEDGAFGEAFSG; encoded by the coding sequence ATGAGGTATTTCCCGAAGCCGGTCGCCGGGCTGTTGTGCCTGGTGGCGATGGCCTGCGCGGGCTGCTCCGCGGAGAGCTCGGGGGGCAGTGCTTCGGCGACGACCACCCCGTCCGCGTCGACGCCGAGCGCCACGGCCACCGCCGAATCGACGACGACGTACGCCCCCTATGTGGACGCCACGTCCGCGTCCGACCTCGACGACGCCGGGTCGGCGGCCGCGTACAACCTGGCGTTCGTGATCGCGGACGGCTCGGACTGCACACCGGCGTGGAACGGGACGACCGCGATCGACGACTCGTCCGTCAAGTCCCGCGTCTCGGCGCTCACGGAGTCCGGGGCGTCGGTGCGGGTGTCGTTCGGCGGGGCCGACGGGAAGGAGCTGGCGGAGGCCTGCGACAGCGCGTCCGCGCTGGCCGAGGCGTACGGCGCGGCGCTCGACGCGGCCGGCTCGACCGAGGCCGACTTCGATGTCGAGGGGGACGCGCTGGCGGACTCCGACTCCGTGAGCCTGCGCTCGAAGGCGATAGCCCTGCTCCAGGAGGACCGCCCCGACCTCTCCGTCTCCTTCACCCTCCCGGTCATGCCGGACGGCCTCGACGACGACGGCGTGGCCCTGCTGGAGTCGGCCAACGACCACTCCGTCCAGGTCTCCACGGTCAACATCATGACCATGAACTACGCCAGTTCGTACGGCGGTGACATGGGCGACTACGCGGAGGAGGCCGCCTCGGCGACGCACGAGCAGTTGATGGACGTCTTCGGGACGTCGGACTCCACGGCGTGGGGGGCGTTGGCGTTGACCTCGATGCTCGGCGTCAACGACGTGGACAACGAGACGTTCACGTTGGAGGACGCGGCGCAGGTGCGGGAGTTCGCGGACGATAAGGGGGTTGCCTGGGTTTCCATGTGGGCGGCTTTTCGGGACCGTGCGTGTGATGAGGATTCGTCCTCGGACGACCCTTTGACGAATTGCAGTGGGATTGAGCAGGAGGACGGGGCGTTCGGGGAGGCGTTTTCGGGGTGA
- a CDS encoding NADH-quinone oxidoreductase subunit A, whose amino-acid sequence MNAYAPILVLGALGAGFAIFSVIMATLIGPKRYNRAKLEAYECGIEPTPTPAGGGRFPIKYYLTAMLFIVFDIEIVFLYPWAVTFDALGVFGLVEMLLFVLTVFVAYAYVWRRGGLEWD is encoded by the coding sequence GTGAACGCCTATGCGCCCATCCTCGTACTGGGAGCCCTCGGGGCAGGCTTTGCGATCTTCTCCGTGATCATGGCCACGCTGATCGGCCCGAAGCGCTACAACCGGGCCAAGCTCGAGGCCTACGAGTGCGGAATCGAGCCGACCCCCACGCCGGCCGGCGGCGGGCGCTTCCCCATCAAGTACTACCTGACGGCGATGCTCTTCATCGTCTTCGACATCGAGATCGTCTTCCTCTACCCCTGGGCCGTCACCTTCGACGCCCTGGGTGTTTTCGGGCTCGTGGAGATGCTGCTCTTCGTGCTCACCGTCTTCGTCGCCTACGCGTACGTCTGGCGGCGCGGCGGTCTGGAATGGGACTGA
- a CDS encoding bifunctional polysaccharide deacetylase/glycosyltransferase family 2 protein, whose protein sequence is MTTTTPSRGRRRAPSKLQRATGRAAALQKPRVILALLLLLGLTSVMLLDGYLRAEVGGDQRVRTGAGSGDVPEDILDGGPILTFRGGEAQTRSVPDKTIALTFDDGPNPTWTPKILDVLEKYDVPATFFVVGSMVSRYPAIVRGMVDDGHEIGIHTFTHVDLSYQSDARITREMTQTQLALAGAAGITTTLFRAPYSSETDAIDNFSWPVYQKLGEEGYTSVFVDTDSDDWKKPGVKKIIKWATPDDGEGASVLMHDAGGDRSQTVEALGTYIEKMKAKGYTFTTVSGALQKDEAASGTAQAGAPGGAPGSDAQGGAAANGQGTPGTSDPQAAHRTATGATLYEGRALVAAVYVAEWTVPSLSVGLMVVGVAVMGRFGMMLILARRHFRERNKRRFSWGPPITGPVTVIVPAYNEKECIANTLHSLARSTHPIEIIVVDDGSTDGTKEIAEALGYPNVRVIRQENAGKPAALNNGVRNASYDIVVMMDGDTVFEPDTVAKLVQPFADPSVGAVAGNAKVGNRNTMIGAWQHIEYVMGFNLDRRMYDLLRCMPTIPGAIGAFRRDAVLEVGGMSEDTLAEDTDITIAMHRAGWRVVYQEHARAWTEAPGSLKQLWSQRYRWSYGTMQALWKHRKSLTDKGPSGRFGRVGMPLVVIFQILTPVFAPLIDVFTVYAMIFVDFQASLLAWLAVLAVQLICAAYAFKLDKEKYRYLLMLPLQQLAYRQMMYLVLIHSCITALTGGRLRWQKLKRTGEVGTPAGAN, encoded by the coding sequence ATGACCACGACGACCCCCTCCCGCGGCCGCCGACGCGCCCCCTCCAAGCTCCAGCGGGCCACCGGCAGGGCCGCCGCCCTGCAGAAGCCCCGGGTGATCCTCGCCCTGCTGCTTCTGCTCGGGCTGACCAGCGTGATGCTGCTCGACGGCTATCTGCGCGCCGAGGTCGGCGGCGACCAGCGCGTACGCACCGGGGCCGGCTCCGGCGACGTACCCGAGGACATCCTCGACGGCGGGCCGATCCTCACCTTCCGCGGCGGCGAGGCCCAGACCCGGTCCGTGCCGGACAAGACCATCGCGCTCACCTTCGACGACGGTCCGAACCCGACCTGGACACCGAAGATCCTCGACGTCCTGGAGAAGTACGACGTCCCGGCGACCTTTTTCGTGGTCGGCTCGATGGTGTCGCGCTATCCGGCCATCGTGCGGGGCATGGTCGACGACGGCCATGAGATCGGCATTCACACCTTCACGCATGTCGACCTGTCGTACCAGAGCGACGCCCGCATCACCCGGGAGATGACCCAGACGCAACTCGCGCTCGCGGGCGCGGCCGGCATCACGACGACGCTCTTCCGCGCCCCGTACTCCTCCGAGACGGACGCCATCGACAACTTCAGCTGGCCCGTCTACCAGAAGCTCGGCGAGGAGGGCTACACCAGCGTCTTCGTCGACACCGACAGCGACGACTGGAAGAAGCCCGGCGTCAAGAAGATCATCAAGTGGGCCACGCCGGACGACGGCGAGGGCGCCTCGGTCCTCATGCACGACGCGGGCGGCGACCGCTCCCAGACGGTCGAGGCGCTCGGCACGTACATCGAGAAGATGAAGGCGAAGGGGTACACCTTCACGACCGTCAGCGGCGCCCTGCAGAAGGACGAGGCCGCGAGCGGTACGGCCCAGGCGGGTGCTCCCGGCGGCGCGCCCGGATCCGACGCGCAGGGCGGCGCGGCCGCGAACGGGCAGGGCACCCCGGGCACCTCGGACCCGCAGGCCGCCCACCGCACCGCCACCGGCGCCACCCTCTACGAGGGCAGGGCCCTCGTCGCGGCCGTCTACGTCGCCGAGTGGACCGTCCCGTCGCTCTCCGTCGGCCTGATGGTCGTCGGCGTCGCCGTCATGGGCCGCTTCGGGATGATGCTCATCCTCGCCCGACGCCACTTCCGTGAGCGAAACAAGCGCCGGTTCAGCTGGGGGCCGCCGATCACCGGCCCGGTGACGGTCATCGTGCCCGCGTACAACGAGAAGGAGTGCATAGCCAACACGCTGCACTCCCTCGCCCGGAGCACCCACCCCATCGAGATCATCGTCGTCGACGACGGCTCCACGGACGGCACCAAGGAGATCGCCGAGGCGCTCGGCTACCCCAACGTCCGCGTCATCCGCCAGGAGAACGCCGGCAAGCCCGCCGCCCTCAACAACGGCGTACGGAACGCCAGTTACGACATCGTCGTGATGATGGACGGCGACACCGTCTTCGAGCCCGACACCGTCGCCAAGCTCGTGCAGCCCTTCGCCGACCCGAGCGTCGGCGCGGTCGCGGGCAACGCCAAGGTCGGCAACCGCAACACCATGATCGGCGCCTGGCAGCACATCGAGTACGTCATGGGCTTCAACCTCGACCGCCGCATGTACGACCTGCTGCGCTGCATGCCGACCATCCCGGGCGCGATCGGCGCGTTCCGCCGCGACGCCGTCCTGGAGGTCGGCGGCATGAGCGAGGACACCCTCGCCGAGGACACCGACATCACCATCGCCATGCACCGCGCGGGCTGGCGCGTCGTCTACCAGGAGCACGCCCGCGCCTGGACCGAGGCCCCGGGCTCCCTGAAGCAACTGTGGTCCCAGCGCTACCGCTGGTCGTACGGCACCATGCAGGCCCTGTGGAAGCACCGCAAGTCCCTGACGGACAAGGGCCCGTCGGGCCGCTTCGGCCGCGTGGGCATGCCACTCGTCGTGATCTTCCAGATCCTCACCCCGGTCTTCGCCCCCCTCATCGACGTCTTCACCGTCTACGCGATGATCTTCGTCGACTTCCAGGCGTCACTGCTGGCCTGGCTCGCGGTCCTGGCCGTCCAACTCATCTGCGCCGCCTACGCCTTCAAGCTCGACAAGGAGAAGTACCGCTATCTGCTGATGCTCCCGCTCCAGCAACTGGCCTACCGCCAGATGATGTACCTCGTCCTCATCCACTCCTGTATCACGGCCCTCACGGGCGGCCGCCTGCGCTGGCAGAAACTCAAGCGCACGGGCGAGGTCGGCACACCGGCCGGGGCGAACTGA